From Candidatus Binatia bacterium, one genomic window encodes:
- a CDS encoding MBL fold metallo-hydrolase, which yields MKLTVLGSGDAFCSGGALHSCNLLEHEGGTLMLECGPGVLAGMKRLGIPTGAPDALLISHLHGDHFGGIPFLFLEYLFENPRSRPLTILGPPTILERSFALYSALYRELQSFELPFEIRCEELHPGSRTTVAGFEIEAFRVTHNAEPFSLGYRIVSPDATMLFSGDSAWNEAFVEQSKDCDVFLCECCTMEPTVPMHTSYSELLAQRKRLGCRRLLLTHLGADVRLATDFRFERVEDGMVFDLRRGS from the coding sequence GTGAAACTGACCGTGCTCGGGTCCGGCGACGCATTCTGCTCGGGTGGCGCGTTGCACAGCTGCAATCTCCTCGAGCATGAGGGCGGAACCCTGATGCTCGAGTGTGGACCCGGCGTGCTCGCCGGGATGAAGCGCCTGGGCATCCCCACGGGGGCGCCCGACGCCTTGCTCATCTCCCACCTTCACGGCGACCACTTCGGCGGCATCCCGTTCCTGTTCCTCGAGTACCTTTTCGAGAACCCTCGCAGCCGGCCCCTGACGATCCTCGGGCCCCCGACGATCCTGGAGCGCAGCTTCGCGCTGTACTCGGCGCTCTACCGCGAGTTGCAGAGCTTCGAGCTGCCGTTCGAGATCCGCTGCGAGGAGCTGCACCCCGGCTCGCGCACGACGGTGGCAGGCTTCGAGATCGAAGCGTTCCGCGTCACGCACAATGCCGAGCCGTTCTCGCTCGGCTACCGCATCGTCTCGCCCGACGCGACGATGCTGTTCTCCGGAGACTCGGCGTGGAACGAGGCGTTCGTCGAGCAGAGCAAGGATTGCGACGTCTTCCTTTGCGAGTGCTGCACGATGGAGCCCACCGTGCCGATGCACACGAGCTACTCCGAGCTGCTCGCCCAGCGAAAGCGCCTCGGCTGCCGCAGGCTGCTCCTGACTCACCTCGGCGCCGACGTGCGCCTCGCCACGGATTTCCGCTTCGAGCGCGTCGAAGACGGAATGGTCTTCGATCTGCGCCGCGGCTCCTGA
- a CDS encoding CoA pyrophosphatase, translated as MTGVTLPETLTHHLRARRRLSITTAGATPCAVLIPLVLATIVSADSASDDYEIVYTLRSEHLPSHKGQVAFPGGKRSGQEQSLETALRETAEEIGIDPADVQVIGCIDDVSTMAGQFVITPWIGLLPPGYAFRANPREVADIFAVPLSALADPRHHAQATRHWGGNSYELPVITAGRHEIWGATLQITYNLLAILSELRARR; from the coding sequence ATGACCGGCGTGACGCTGCCCGAGACACTCACGCACCACCTTCGCGCGCGCCGCCGCCTCTCGATCACGACGGCAGGCGCGACGCCGTGCGCGGTGCTGATCCCGCTCGTGCTTGCGACGATCGTCTCCGCCGACAGCGCCAGCGACGACTACGAGATCGTCTACACGCTTCGCAGCGAGCACCTGCCGAGCCACAAGGGCCAGGTTGCGTTTCCCGGCGGCAAGCGAAGCGGCCAGGAGCAGTCGCTCGAGACGGCGCTGCGCGAGACTGCCGAAGAGATCGGCATCGACCCCGCCGACGTGCAGGTCATCGGATGCATCGACGACGTCAGCACGATGGCGGGACAGTTCGTGATCACGCCGTGGATCGGCCTGCTGCCGCCCGGCTACGCGTTCCGCGCCAATCCCCGCGAGGTTGCCGACATCTTCGCAGTGCCGCTTTCGGCGCTGGCAGACCCGCGCCACCACGCGCAGGCAACGCGCCACTGGGGCGGAAATTCCTACGAGCTTCCCGTGATCACCGCCGGTCGCCACGAGATCTGGGGCGCGACGCTGCAGATTACCTACAACCTGCTGGCGATCCTCTCCGAGCTGCGCGCACGCCGCTGA
- the thiI gene encoding tRNA uracil 4-sulfurtransferase ThiI yields the protein MRADVVIVHFSEIALKLGHRRMFVERLVENVRRGLVGSGSGPVHHRWSRLVVELRGADPAPVIQRLVAMPGIAACFPARWVPASLDDLDRAVEAAMDEGWKPQGSLAVQVRRVDRSFPSTSPEIGRRVGALIVERTGARVDLKHPDTSVHVHIVPGEILLSFERFEGCSGLPASTSGRLMLLLSGGIDSPVAGLRMQRRGARIDAVHFHSVPYLSAASQAKARELAGVLARGQQRMRLLMVPFGDCQSEIVRHAPRPLRVVLYRRMMMRIASALSRRCHCHALVTGESLGQVASQTLRNMNLVEQAATFPVLRPLVGSDKLEISRYADRAGTFEISIQPDQDCCTLFVPKHPSTAAGREEVLEAEALLDVDALVAACVDACTEEWIDPSWPHPNAGQRRVALV from the coding sequence GTGCGCGCCGACGTCGTCATCGTCCATTTCAGCGAGATCGCGCTCAAGCTCGGTCACCGGCGCATGTTCGTCGAGCGCCTCGTCGAGAACGTTCGCCGCGGCCTCGTCGGTTCCGGTTCCGGACCGGTGCATCACCGCTGGTCGCGCCTGGTCGTCGAGCTTCGCGGCGCCGATCCTGCTCCCGTGATTCAGCGCCTGGTCGCGATGCCCGGCATCGCCGCGTGTTTTCCGGCGCGTTGGGTGCCGGCGAGCCTGGACGACCTCGACCGGGCCGTCGAGGCGGCGATGGACGAGGGATGGAAGCCGCAGGGGTCGCTGGCGGTGCAGGTCCGCCGCGTGGATCGCTCGTTTCCTTCGACGTCGCCCGAGATCGGCCGCCGCGTCGGCGCGCTGATCGTCGAGCGCACCGGCGCGCGCGTCGACCTCAAGCATCCGGACACCAGCGTGCACGTGCACATTGTACCCGGCGAAATCCTGCTGTCGTTCGAGCGCTTCGAAGGATGCAGCGGGCTGCCGGCCTCGACGTCGGGCCGCCTGATGCTGCTTCTGTCGGGCGGCATCGATTCGCCGGTGGCCGGTCTTCGCATGCAGAGGCGAGGGGCGCGCATCGACGCCGTGCACTTCCACAGCGTTCCGTATCTTTCGGCAGCCAGCCAGGCCAAGGCGCGCGAGCTTGCCGGCGTCCTGGCGCGCGGCCAGCAGAGGATGCGCCTGCTGATGGTTCCGTTCGGCGACTGCCAGTCCGAGATCGTCCGCCACGCACCGCGGCCGCTTCGCGTCGTGCTGTACCGCCGCATGATGATGCGCATCGCATCGGCGCTCTCGCGGCGCTGCCATTGCCACGCGCTCGTCACCGGCGAGAGCCTGGGCCAGGTGGCTTCGCAGACGCTGCGCAACATGAATCTCGTCGAGCAGGCAGCGACGTTCCCGGTGCTGCGACCCCTGGTCGGAAGCGACAAGCTCGAGATCAGCCGCTACGCAGACCGCGCCGGCACGTTCGAGATCTCGATCCAGCCGGACCAGGACTGCTGCACGCTGTTCGTGCCGAAACATCCTTCGACGGCTGCCGGCCGCGAAGAAGTGCTCGAGGCCGAGGCGCTGCTCGACGTGGACGCACTGGTTGCCGCGTGCGTCGATGCGTGCACCGAGGAGTGGATCGATCCGTCGTGGCCGCACCCGAATGCCGGACAGAGGCGCGTTGCGCTGGTCTAG
- a CDS encoding vitamin B12-dependent ribonucleotide reductase — MSPETAAELARSTGLVFTRRLSRQGVDPWTTVEWETRDATIQGEGGKAVFEQRGVEFPTTWSQLATNVVASKYFRGHLGTAQRESSVRQLIGRVVTTIVGWGEAQGYFADSASRDVFRDELTHLMLQQEACFNSPVWFNVGVEPKPQCSACFILSVDDTMNSILDWYRKEGVIFKGGSGSGVNLSNIRSSREPLVGGGTASGPVSFMRAADASAGVIKSGGKTRRAAKMVVLNIDHPDVEDFIRCKGDEEKKAWALIDAGYNGAIDGEAYGSVFFQNANNSVRVTDEFMRAVLNDADWSTRNVTDKRPGSTLKARHLWQLIAEQAHFCGDPGLQFDTTINDWHTCPASGRINASNPCSEYMHLDNSACNLASLNLMKFTDVSGRFDVEGFKHAVDVIITAQDIVVAKSSYPTSEIERTSHDFRQLGLGYANLGALLMSMGMPYDSDAGRSFSAAVTSLMCGEAYVQSARIAGALGPYNGFAVNRDGQIRVLDKHREKSRAIDSAYVPLDLLSASREVWDEACAGGRANGVRNSQVTVLAPTGTIAFMMDCDTTGVEPDIALVKYKKLVGGGMLKFVNTTVSRALRKLGYESREVTDILEHIDENDTIEGAPHLKSEHLAVFDCAFKPRSGVRSIEPLGHVRMMGAVQPFLSGAISKTVNMPTDATVEDVAGIYLEAWRLGLKAVAIYRDGCKRSQPLNTGSDAKAAPAADEGAGRPQRRRLPADCRSIRHKFDVAGHEGYIHIGFFDDGAPGEIFIKMAKEGSTISGLMDTIATLTSMAMQYGVPIDALVNKFAHVRFEPSGFTKNPEIPNAKSLTDYIFRFLGVRFGGESGVATAAAAVAAETAQTGARAKAAATAAARPKLELVEGGQPRPTDLILSQSDAPTCSDCGSIMIRNGACYKCNNCGATSGCS; from the coding sequence GTGTCCCCCGAGACCGCCGCGGAACTCGCGCGATCGACGGGCCTCGTGTTCACCCGCCGCCTGTCCCGCCAGGGTGTAGACCCCTGGACGACGGTCGAGTGGGAAACGAGGGACGCGACCATCCAAGGCGAAGGCGGCAAGGCCGTCTTCGAGCAGCGCGGCGTCGAATTTCCGACGACCTGGTCCCAGCTGGCGACCAACGTCGTTGCGTCCAAGTATTTCCGTGGCCACCTCGGCACTGCCCAGCGCGAGTCCAGCGTGCGCCAGCTCATCGGCCGCGTCGTCACGACGATCGTCGGCTGGGGCGAGGCCCAGGGCTATTTCGCCGATTCCGCCAGCCGCGACGTCTTCCGCGACGAGCTGACCCACCTGATGCTCCAGCAGGAGGCCTGCTTCAACAGCCCGGTGTGGTTCAACGTCGGCGTCGAGCCCAAGCCGCAGTGCTCGGCCTGTTTCATCCTGTCGGTCGACGACACGATGAACTCGATCCTCGACTGGTACCGCAAGGAAGGGGTGATCTTCAAAGGCGGCTCCGGCTCGGGCGTCAACCTGTCGAACATCCGCAGCTCGCGCGAGCCCCTGGTCGGCGGCGGCACGGCATCCGGACCGGTTTCGTTCATGCGCGCGGCCGATGCGTCCGCCGGAGTCATCAAGTCGGGCGGCAAGACCCGCCGCGCCGCCAAGATGGTCGTTCTCAACATCGACCATCCCGACGTCGAGGACTTCATCCGCTGCAAGGGTGACGAAGAGAAAAAAGCGTGGGCGCTGATCGACGCCGGCTACAACGGCGCGATCGACGGCGAAGCCTACGGTTCGGTGTTCTTCCAGAACGCGAACAACTCGGTGCGCGTCACCGACGAGTTCATGCGCGCGGTGCTGAACGACGCCGACTGGAGCACCCGCAACGTCACCGACAAGAGGCCGGGCAGCACGCTCAAGGCGCGCCACCTCTGGCAGCTCATCGCCGAGCAGGCGCACTTCTGCGGCGACCCCGGCCTGCAGTTCGATACGACGATCAACGACTGGCACACCTGCCCGGCCTCGGGCCGCATCAACGCGTCCAACCCGTGCTCCGAGTACATGCACCTGGACAACTCGGCCTGTAACCTCGCTTCGCTGAACCTGATGAAGTTCACCGACGTGTCGGGCCGTTTCGACGTCGAGGGCTTCAAGCACGCCGTCGACGTCATCATCACGGCGCAGGACATCGTCGTCGCGAAATCGAGCTATCCGACGTCGGAGATCGAGAGGACTTCCCACGATTTCCGCCAGCTCGGGCTCGGCTACGCCAACCTCGGCGCGCTGCTGATGTCGATGGGCATGCCGTACGACTCCGATGCCGGCCGCAGCTTCTCGGCTGCGGTCACTTCGCTGATGTGCGGCGAAGCCTACGTGCAGTCGGCCCGCATCGCCGGCGCGCTCGGTCCGTACAACGGCTTCGCGGTCAACCGCGACGGGCAGATCCGCGTGCTCGACAAGCACCGCGAAAAATCGCGCGCGATCGATTCGGCCTACGTGCCGCTCGACCTGCTCTCGGCCAGCCGCGAAGTGTGGGACGAAGCCTGCGCCGGCGGCCGCGCCAACGGCGTGCGCAATTCCCAGGTCACCGTGCTCGCGCCGACCGGAACGATCGCGTTCATGATGGATTGCGACACCACCGGCGTGGAGCCCGACATCGCGCTGGTCAAGTACAAGAAGCTCGTCGGCGGCGGCATGCTGAAGTTCGTCAACACGACGGTGTCGCGGGCCCTGCGCAAGCTCGGCTACGAGTCGCGCGAGGTGACCGACATCCTCGAGCACATCGACGAGAACGACACGATCGAAGGTGCGCCGCACCTCAAGTCCGAGCACCTGGCGGTCTTCGACTGCGCCTTCAAGCCGCGCTCCGGCGTGCGCTCGATCGAACCGCTGGGCCACGTCCGCATGATGGGCGCAGTGCAGCCGTTCCTGTCCGGCGCGATCAGCAAGACCGTCAACATGCCCACCGACGCCACGGTCGAGGACGTCGCGGGCATCTACCTCGAGGCGTGGCGCCTCGGCCTGAAAGCGGTGGCGATCTATCGCGACGGCTGCAAGCGCAGCCAGCCGCTCAACACCGGATCGGACGCCAAAGCCGCGCCGGCGGCCGACGAGGGCGCGGGACGTCCGCAGCGCCGCCGCCTGCCGGCCGACTGCCGCTCGATCCGCCACAAGTTCGATGTGGCCGGGCACGAAGGCTACATCCACATCGGCTTTTTCGACGACGGTGCACCCGGCGAGATCTTCATCAAGATGGCCAAGGAGGGCAGCACGATCTCCGGCCTGATGGACACGATCGCGACGCTGACATCGATGGCGATGCAGTACGGCGTGCCGATCGACGCCCTGGTCAACAAGTTCGCGCACGTGCGCTTCGAGCCGTCCGGGTTCACGAAAAACCCGGAGATCCCGAACGCCAAGTCGCTGACCGACTACATCTTCCGCTTCCTCGGCGTGCGCTTCGGCGGCGAATCGGGCGTGGCGACGGCAGCGGCGGCGGTCGCGGCCGAGACCGCCCAGACCGGGGCTCGCGCGAAGGCGGCCGCGACGGCGGCGGCAAGGCCGAAACTCGAGCTGGTCGAGGGAGGTCAGCCGAGGCCGACCGACCTCATCCTGTCGCAGAGCGATGCGCCGACCTGCTCGGACTGCGGCTCGATCATGATCCGCAACGGCGCCTGCTATAAATGCAACAACTGCGGAGCGACGAGCGGCTGCTCGTAA
- the eno gene encoding phosphopyruvate hydratase yields the protein MKIEAVIAREVLDSRGNPTVEAEVRVAGGSLGRACVPSGASTGAHEAIELRDGDKKRYAGKGVLKAVANVQKILGPAVRGMDVRGQEAIDRRMIELDGTPNKGKVGANAILAVSLASAHAAAAATGQPLYRSIGGAKAKILPVPLMNIVNGGAHADNRLDFQEFMIVPHGAPSFAEALRMGAEVFHCLKAVLKGRRQSTNVGDEGGFAPDLASNDAAIAVVLEAIEKAGYKPGKHVSLALDAAATELWKDGRYVFHKSTGARLTSTQMVRLYEKLVSRYPILSIEDGLAEDDWDGWVELTKKIGRKVQVVGDDLFVTNRERLSRGIDCGAANSILIKVNQIGSLTETLDTIRTARKARYTSMISHRSGETEDATIADLAVATGAGQIKTGSLSRGERTAKYNQLLRIEQQLGRRAVYPGLEAFA from the coding sequence ATGAAGATCGAAGCGGTGATTGCACGCGAGGTGCTCGACTCCCGGGGCAACCCTACCGTCGAAGCCGAAGTCCGCGTCGCCGGCGGGTCCCTCGGGCGTGCCTGTGTCCCGTCGGGCGCATCGACCGGTGCGCACGAAGCGATCGAGCTTCGCGACGGCGACAAGAAGCGCTACGCGGGAAAAGGCGTCCTCAAGGCCGTCGCCAACGTGCAGAAGATCCTCGGCCCCGCCGTCCGCGGCATGGACGTGCGCGGGCAGGAGGCGATCGATCGCCGCATGATCGAGCTCGACGGCACGCCGAACAAGGGAAAGGTCGGGGCAAACGCGATCCTGGCCGTGTCGCTGGCATCGGCCCACGCTGCCGCGGCGGCGACAGGGCAGCCGCTCTACCGCTCGATCGGCGGCGCGAAGGCGAAGATCCTGCCGGTGCCGCTGATGAACATCGTCAACGGCGGCGCCCATGCCGACAACCGCCTCGACTTCCAGGAATTCATGATCGTGCCTCACGGAGCGCCGTCGTTCGCCGAAGCGCTGCGCATGGGAGCCGAGGTGTTCCACTGCCTGAAGGCGGTGCTCAAGGGCCGCCGCCAGAGCACCAACGTCGGCGACGAGGGCGGTTTCGCGCCCGACCTGGCGAGCAACGACGCTGCGATCGCCGTCGTGCTCGAAGCGATCGAAAAAGCCGGTTACAAGCCGGGAAAACACGTTTCCCTCGCCCTCGACGCTGCGGCGACCGAGCTGTGGAAGGACGGACGGTACGTCTTCCACAAGTCCACCGGCGCTCGCCTGACCTCGACGCAGATGGTCCGCCTCTACGAAAAACTGGTGTCCCGATATCCGATCCTGTCGATCGAGGACGGGCTGGCCGAGGACGACTGGGACGGATGGGTGGAGCTGACGAAGAAGATCGGACGCAAGGTCCAGGTGGTCGGGGACGATCTTTTCGTGACCAACCGGGAGAGGCTCTCGCGCGGGATCGACTGCGGCGCCGCCAACTCGATCCTGATCAAGGTCAACCAGATCGGCTCTCTGACCGAGACGCTCGACACGATCCGGACTGCACGAAAAGCCCGGTATACATCGATGATTTCGCATCGCTCGGGAGAGACCGAGGACGCCACGATCGCCGATCTCGCGGTGGCAACCGGGGCCGGTCAGATCAAGACCGGGTCGCTGTCCCGCGGCGAGCGCACGGCCAAGTACAATCAGCTCCTGCGCATCGAACAGCAGCTCGGCAGGCGAGCGGTGTATCCGGGTCTCGAGGCGTTCGCATGA
- a CDS encoding DUF721 domain-containing protein, with protein MKRSGPTKLSAILEQTLARFGLDRRLDDYRVWQAWDEVVGLTIARNAQPVRLDGSRLVVTVRSSTWLQELSLLQRELILRLNEWMQREVVRELFFVVGRVEDDGARRAAAATVARNTAAAAKNAAPTTSRSVDAPPAQLPAEAAGLSPEVAATFERLWRAARARAETHPGGARKTRG; from the coding sequence GTGAAGCGGTCCGGCCCCACCAAGCTCTCGGCCATTCTCGAGCAGACGCTGGCGCGATTCGGCCTGGATCGCCGGCTCGACGACTATCGCGTCTGGCAAGCGTGGGACGAGGTGGTGGGCCTTACGATCGCCCGCAATGCGCAGCCCGTTCGCCTCGATGGATCCCGCCTGGTCGTCACCGTGCGCTCGTCGACGTGGCTTCAGGAGCTCAGCCTCCTGCAGCGCGAGCTGATCCTGAGGCTCAACGAATGGATGCAGCGCGAAGTCGTTCGCGAATTGTTCTTCGTCGTCGGACGCGTCGAAGACGACGGCGCGCGACGGGCGGCCGCGGCGACCGTCGCCAGGAATACCGCGGCGGCCGCGAAGAATGCCGCGCCCACAACTTCGCGAAGCGTCGATGCGCCGCCGGCGCAGTTGCCGGCCGAAGCGGCCGGGCTCAGTCCCGAAGTCGCGGCGACGTTCGAGCGACTGTGGCGTGCGGCCAGGGCCCGCGCCGAAACCCATCCGGGCGGCGCCCGCAAGACGCGCGGGTGA
- a CDS encoding septum formation initiator family protein encodes MAPRLLPMRSSHTFLLWMVRALGALALVLAYSLFLGPYGFRGLAEQRASVAERSSRVFERIQANQALEQRLDSLQKDPRALDEELRSTQNWVRPGDVMIVLPPDQAQPQGQAQGAPH; translated from the coding sequence GTGGCGCCGCGCCTGCTCCCGATGCGATCGTCGCATACGTTTCTGCTGTGGATGGTTCGCGCGCTCGGCGCCCTCGCGCTGGTGCTCGCCTATTCCCTGTTTCTCGGACCCTACGGTTTTCGCGGCCTGGCCGAGCAGCGCGCGAGCGTCGCCGAACGTTCCAGCCGTGTCTTCGAGCGCATCCAGGCCAACCAGGCCCTGGAGCAGCGCCTCGATTCCCTGCAGAAGGACCCTCGCGCCCTGGACGAGGAGCTGCGCTCCACCCAGAACTGGGTCAGGCCGGGGGACGTCATGATCGTCCTGCCGCCCGACCAGGCCCAGCCCCAAGGCCAGGCCCAGGGCGCGCCGCACTAG